The segment TCAGCGCCGCCCGCTCCGGGCCGCGCTTCGTCCCGAGAGCGTCCAGGATCACGGCGACGTCCCGGGGGTCGTTCAGGCGGCGCTGGCCGTTCTCCATCCGGCTGAGCTTCGACACCGAGAAGTGGGTCCGGGTGCTCAGCCACTTCAGCGTCAGCCCGCCGCGCAGCAGCCGGAGCTTGCGGCCGAGCCGCGCGGCGGGCACCGACCATTCCGGCGCGCCCTGGTCCGCCGCGCGGGAAATCGGCGCCAGGTTTTCGTTCGAATTCGCGCTGTCGAACGGATCAGCGGACACGAGGCGGCCCCCCTTGTGAAAAGCTGAGTCTTCCCGGCCAGCCTGACACAAAGGGGGCTGCGGCGTCACGCCGGGGGTTTCCCGTGGCGACGGGAAACCCCCGGCCGGTCAGCCCAGCAAGTGGTCGAACTCCTCCTTCTTCGCGCCGTCCAGCCAGGCGTCGACCTCGGCCCGGGTGAAGACCAGCGCCGGCCCCGTGGCGTCCTTCTGGTGGAACACCGCCACCCGGCCGTCGGGCAGGCGCTGCATCATCACGCACTCACCGAGCCCCTGGCTCTTCACCGCCTTCTGCGCGGGGTGGGGCGACTGGATCGCGGCTGCCGGCATTCCGTTGTAGTGCTCGTCCGTACGGCCCATGACTCGTCTCCTCTTGTACGAAAAACACCGGTCGCCCCCGCCAGTCATACTTTTTACGATCGCCACAGGTCAGCGACCCGGGCAATCCCCCGTGCAATTGCCCGGAGGGGGCAGAGTGAATCATTGCGCCCAAAAATCGAACAGCGCCACTCCCCGATCGGGTGATTCGGAAGCGAAAACGATACATTCAGATCACCATTCGATCCTCTGGTCCGACAATGACCCGGCCGTCGCCCCATCGCCCCCGCGCAGCCCGGCGGGGACGGCAGCGGTGCAGGTGTCCACATGCCGGACGGATCGGTCGGGGCGGCCGGGAGGGCGTGTTAGTGTCCCGGCATGCCGCGCCACACCTGCCTCGCCATGATGCGAATGATGCCCCCGCCACCGGAGGCGCTTCGCTAGCGAAGCGTGTGCGCGCACCCAACTGCCGCGGGTCCTCCGGAGACGGAGGGCCCTTTTTTGTTGCCCGCGAACGCCGGCACCGCCAGGCGCCCGCCCCCGGCAGCACCCCGGCACCCCAGCACCCCGCAACTTCCCGAACGCCCCGAACGCCCCGCACTTCCCGAACGCCACGGACGGACGCTCCCATGACCCACCGACCAGTCGTCGCCCTCACCGACTGCGCCGACGCCAACGCCCAGGCCCGCCAGGCCGCCCGGATCGCCGCGCTCTTCGGCAGCACTCCCGACATCCTCCCGCTCTCCGGACCGGACCCCGAGGGCGTCGCCGCGCTGACCCTGCTGGACCTGCTCCGGTCCGTCGACCTGACCGGCGGTCCCACCCACCCGCTGGTGGTGCTGGTCAACATCGCCCCGCGCGACGGCCACTGGCCGAACGGCGCGCCGTTCTGCTGGTTCGAGTACCGCGGCCACCTGGTGGTCTCCAGCTGGAACCAGCGGGTGCTGGCCCCGCTCGCCGCCCACCTCGGCGTCACCGAGGTGCGGCTCACGGACGTCCGCGAGGTGGTCGAGGCGGCCGCCGGGCAGTGGGCGGAGTTCACGGCGGAGCAGGTCGAGGAGATCGTCCGCACCCAGTTCCGCAGCCTGTGGTACGTGCCGCTGCTGGCGCACTGGCTGGTGGCCGGCCACCCGGTGCCCGGGCACCCGCAGGCGTTGGCGGCCCCGCCCCGCGCGGAGCAGGAGTCCCCGCGCATCGCGGTGATCGACAACTTCGGCAACTGCAAGCTGGACGTCCCCGCGGCCGAGCTGCCCGGCTACGCGGAGGGCGGCACGATCGCGGTGCGCAGCCGCCGCGACGACCGGACGGTCCCGGTACGGTGTTACGACCGGCTTCCCGATGTCCCTTACGGCGAACCGGGGTTCACCACCGGCAGCTCCGGCGTCGGCTTCGCCGAGCTGGTGGTGCGCGGCGGTTCGGCCGCCGAGTTGTTCGCGCTCCGCCAGGGCGACCGGGTACTGTCCCGGGGCTGACCCACGGCCCGCACGTCCGCGCACCGCCGCACGTCCGCGCTCCCCGCACCGTCCCCGCCCCGCCCCCGTTCGCTCCCCGCACCCTCCCCGAAGGAACTCCCGTGTCCCTTGCCCGTCTGACCGCCACCGGCGCCGCCCTCCTCTCCCTCGGCCTCGCGGCGAGCGCCTGCGCGCCGCAGCCGAACAGCAACGCCCCGGCCGCCGCCGGCGGCGCCGGCGCGAGCGGCGCGGCGGACTGCTCGCCGAGCAGCCCCGGCCTGTACAAGGCGGGCCAGTTGACGGTCGCCACCGACTCCCCCGCGTACTCGCCCTGGTTCGAGGACAACGCCCCGTCCAACGGCAAGGGTTTCGAGAGCGCCCTGGCCTACGCCGTCGCCGACCGGCTGGGCTTCACCAAGGACCAGGTGAAGTGGGTGGTGGAGCCCTTCGACAGCTCGTACGCCCCGGGCGCCAAGGACTTCGACTTCGACGTCAACCAGATCTCCGTGACCCCGGCCCGGCAGAAGGCGGTGGACTTCTCCACCGGCTACTACACGGCCAACCAGGGCGTGCTGGTGCTGAAGGACTCGAAGTTCGCGAACGCCGGCTCGCTC is part of the Kitasatospora setae KM-6054 genome and harbors:
- a CDS encoding ABC transporter substrate-binding protein, with protein sequence MSLARLTATGAALLSLGLAASACAPQPNSNAPAAAGGAGASGAADCSPSSPGLYKAGQLTVATDSPAYSPWFEDNAPSNGKGFESALAYAVADRLGFTKDQVKWVVEPFDSSYAPGAKDFDFDVNQISVTPARQKAVDFSTGYYTANQGVLVLKDSKFANAGSLGALKDARIGVQVSTTSYQAVKDVIKPNPQVSVYNTTNDEIHALQNGQIDALVTDMPTVFYLANAELENGKILGQFDYAADTSEQFGLLLGKGSRLTGCVNQALAALKADGTLAKITDQWLSASTDVAKLDR
- a CDS encoding DUF397 domain-containing protein: MGRTDEHYNGMPAAAIQSPHPAQKAVKSQGLGECVMMQRLPDGRVAVFHQKDATGPALVFTRAEVDAWLDGAKKEEFDHLLG
- a CDS encoding SAM hydroxide adenosyltransferase is translated as MTHRPVVALTDCADANAQARQAARIAALFGSTPDILPLSGPDPEGVAALTLLDLLRSVDLTGGPTHPLVVLVNIAPRDGHWPNGAPFCWFEYRGHLVVSSWNQRVLAPLAAHLGVTEVRLTDVREVVEAAAGQWAEFTAEQVEEIVRTQFRSLWYVPLLAHWLVAGHPVPGHPQALAAPPRAEQESPRIAVIDNFGNCKLDVPAAELPGYAEGGTIAVRSRRDDRTVPVRCYDRLPDVPYGEPGFTTGSSGVGFAELVVRGGSAAELFALRQGDRVLSRG